The proteins below come from a single Synechococcus sp. WH 8101 genomic window:
- the ccsB gene encoding c-type cytochrome biogenesis protein CcsB — translation MIPSPALVFSALTPFLDTALSEPVLLLGLIAFALLLLALPWAFWALSTGESSSSVRTLVALANLAFTAQLVLRWWQSGHFPISNLYESLCFLAWACTLTQLLVERAWASPLVAAAATPMGLGCIAFASFALPDRLQEASPLVPALRSSWLVMHVSVIMVSYAALLVGSLLSIAVLVTDRGNALELRSSSIGSGGFRRAALTGPSLEPESTASWQLSPVQFSRAEQLDSLSYRTITVGFLLLTVGIISGAVWANEAWGSWWSWDPKETWALICWLVYAAYLHTRLSRGWQGRRPALVASAGLVVIVVCYIGVNLLGIGLHSYGWFFEG, via the coding sequence ATGATCCCCTCCCCAGCTCTCGTGTTCTCCGCGTTGACGCCCTTCCTGGACACCGCCCTGTCCGAGCCTGTGCTGCTGCTGGGGTTGATCGCGTTCGCGTTGTTGTTGCTCGCGCTTCCCTGGGCCTTCTGGGCCCTCTCCACCGGGGAGAGTTCCAGTTCCGTGCGCACCCTGGTGGCGCTGGCGAACCTGGCCTTCACCGCCCAGCTGGTGTTGCGCTGGTGGCAGTCGGGTCACTTCCCGATCAGCAATCTCTACGAATCCCTCTGCTTCCTCGCCTGGGCCTGCACCCTCACCCAGCTGCTGGTGGAGAGGGCCTGGGCCTCGCCCCTGGTGGCGGCTGCCGCTACGCCGATGGGTCTGGGCTGCATTGCCTTCGCCAGTTTTGCCCTGCCCGATCGTCTGCAGGAGGCATCGCCCTTGGTGCCGGCCCTGAGATCGAGCTGGTTGGTCATGCATGTGAGCGTGATCATGGTCAGTTACGCCGCCCTGTTGGTGGGCTCCCTGCTGTCCATTGCTGTACTCGTCACCGATCGGGGCAATGCCCTGGAATTGCGCAGCAGTTCGATCGGAAGCGGTGGCTTTCGTCGTGCGGCTCTGACCGGACCCAGCCTGGAGCCTGAGTCCACCGCATCCTGGCAGCTCTCGCCGGTGCAGTTTTCCCGAGCCGAGCAGCTCGACAGCCTCAGCTATCGCACGATCACCGTGGGCTTCCTTCTCCTCACCGTGGGCATCATCAGTGGTGCCGTGTGGGCCAATGAAGCCTGGGGGAGTTGGTGGAGCTGGGATCCGAAGGAAACCTGGGCCCTGATCTGCTGGCTGGTCTATGCCGCCTATCTGCACACGCGCCTCAGTCGCGGCTGGCAGGGCCGGCGGCCTGCCCTGGTGGCCTCTGCCGGACTGGTGGTGATTGTGGTCTGCTACATCGGCGTGAACCTGCTGGGGATCGGCCTGCACAGCTATGGCTGGTTTTTCGAGGGTTGA
- the lptB gene encoding LPS export ABC transporter ATP-binding protein, with translation MSLTLERVSLTLGGRPLVRDLSIALAPGEVIGLLGPNGAGKTTSFNLVIGLLRPDQGQVLLDGHPIAGLPMPERARLGIGYLPQEPSVFRQLTVRENLELVLAQSCLPTQQCRERLHQLVEDFHLSAFLNRRGYQLSGGERRRCEVARALAVGLEGPRYLLLDEPFAGVDPLAVADLQQLIQGLRDRGMGILITDHNVRETLAITDRAYILTDGSILASGPSDQVAHDPQVRRHYLGEGFQL, from the coding sequence ATGAGCCTGACCCTGGAACGGGTCTCCCTGACCCTGGGGGGCCGACCGTTGGTGCGCGATCTCTCGATTGCGCTGGCACCTGGTGAGGTGATCGGTTTGCTCGGGCCGAACGGGGCTGGCAAAACCACCAGTTTCAATCTGGTGATCGGCTTGTTACGCCCCGACCAGGGGCAGGTGCTGCTGGATGGGCATCCGATCGCCGGGCTGCCGATGCCGGAACGGGCCCGGCTCGGGATCGGTTACCTGCCGCAGGAGCCAAGTGTCTTCCGCCAGCTCACCGTGCGCGAGAACCTCGAGCTTGTTCTCGCCCAGAGCTGCCTGCCCACGCAGCAGTGCCGTGAGCGTCTGCATCAATTGGTGGAGGATTTCCACCTCAGTGCCTTTCTCAACCGTCGTGGCTATCAGCTTTCCGGCGGGGAGCGCCGCCGCTGCGAGGTGGCCCGGGCCCTGGCCGTGGGCCTGGAGGGTCCGCGTTATCTGCTGCTCGACGAACCCTTCGCTGGGGTGGATCCCCTCGCCGTGGCGGATCTGCAACAGCTGATTCAGGGTCTGCGCGATCGGGGGATGGGCATCCTGATCACCGACCACAACGTGCGCGAAACGCTGGCGATCACCGATCGCGCCTACATCCTCACCGACGGCTCGATCCTGGCCTCCGGTCCCTCCGATCAGGTCGCCCACGATCCCCAGGTGCGGCGCCACTATCTCGGGGAGGGGTTCCAGCTGTGA
- a CDS encoding DUF309 domain-containing protein, whose protein sequence is MSVNPTATADDPRFARGVALFDQGEWYAAHDVLEDLWHETSDPERRVLQGLIQIAVAQVHLQRGNVRGATILFGEGLGRLSGRADPDLGLDLPRLRERVSQRLKALQNGEDPDITLPPLRLLS, encoded by the coding sequence TTGAGCGTCAATCCCACCGCGACGGCAGACGATCCCCGTTTCGCGCGGGGTGTCGCTCTGTTTGATCAAGGCGAGTGGTACGCCGCCCACGATGTGCTCGAGGATCTCTGGCATGAAACCTCAGATCCCGAGCGGCGGGTGCTGCAGGGGCTGATCCAGATTGCCGTGGCCCAGGTACATCTGCAGCGCGGCAATGTGCGGGGTGCCACGATTCTGTTCGGTGAAGGGCTCGGTCGCCTCAGTGGCCGCGCCGATCCCGATCTCGGACTTGATCTTCCGCGCTTGCGCGAACGGGTCTCTCAGCGCCTGAAGGCGCTTCAGAACGGTGAGGATCCAGACATCACTTTGCCGCCGCTGCGTCTGTTGTCCTGA
- a CDS encoding LptA/OstA family protein: protein MLCLSALAPGLCAQPQQPVASQQPAQQGGLITIESDTQSADNITGVVTALGNVRIVYPARGMVATSRQAQYYSKEGRLVLSGDVDVIQEGGNALRAERVVYSLDDERAVAEPPQGGQVFSQMVIRQDQGQPLPAVTPLLP, encoded by the coding sequence ATGCTGTGTCTCAGTGCTCTGGCGCCGGGCCTCTGCGCCCAGCCGCAACAGCCTGTTGCGAGCCAACAGCCTGCTCAGCAGGGCGGTTTGATCACGATTGAATCCGACACCCAGAGCGCCGACAACATCACCGGTGTGGTGACGGCACTCGGCAATGTGCGCATTGTCTATCCCGCCAGGGGGATGGTGGCCACTTCGCGTCAGGCCCAGTACTACAGCAAGGAGGGGCGGCTGGTGCTGAGCGGTGATGTGGATGTGATTCAGGAGGGTGGCAATGCCCTTCGGGCTGAACGTGTCGTGTATTCACTCGACGATGAGCGCGCCGTGGCCGAACCACCGCAGGGGGGGCAGGTGTTCAGCCAGATGGTGATCCGCCAGGACCAGGGCCAACCGCTGCCGGCCGTCACCCCTCTCCTGCCATGA
- a CDS encoding LptF/LptG family permease: MIARVGSWCRRIPLLDRWLLGELIGPLLFAIAAFTVVSLSVGVMFELVRRIVESGLPVGIAVQVLLLRLPSFLVISFPMATLMATLLAYSRLSANSELTALRSVGISARRMIAPALALALVMTGLTFVFNDVIVPRTSLSAEITLQRALGRSVSTEKGSNIIYSRFGRLVAGDGESETGLAQLFYAKKFNEGVMSGVTVLDFSRLGFTQMLVADEARWNERESKWEFLDGQILTLSPSGSVTSADFDRYLYPLSAAPIRIAKLPKDANNMTVAEAIEAERMLDEAGDRKEARRMRVRIQEKFTLPMACLVFGLIGSSLGAKPNGRTSRSQGFGISVVLILVYYVLSFSFSSLGVKGTLPPVVAAWAPVLISLAGGGVLLRQASR; the protein is encoded by the coding sequence ATGATCGCCCGCGTTGGCAGCTGGTGCCGACGCATTCCTCTCCTGGATCGCTGGCTCCTCGGTGAGCTGATCGGGCCCCTTCTGTTTGCGATCGCGGCCTTCACCGTGGTGTCCCTCTCGGTGGGGGTGATGTTTGAGCTGGTCCGCCGGATTGTGGAATCGGGGTTGCCGGTGGGCATCGCGGTGCAGGTGTTGTTGCTGCGCCTGCCCAGCTTTCTGGTGATCTCCTTCCCGATGGCCACCTTGATGGCCACCCTGCTGGCCTACAGCCGCCTGTCGGCGAACAGTGAACTAACGGCCTTGCGCAGCGTCGGCATCAGTGCCAGACGGATGATTGCGCCGGCCCTGGCCCTCGCGCTGGTGATGACCGGCCTCACCTTCGTCTTCAATGACGTGATCGTGCCCCGCACCAGCCTTTCGGCGGAGATCACGCTGCAGCGGGCGCTGGGTCGCTCCGTGTCAACCGAGAAAGGAAGCAACATCATTTATTCCCGCTTCGGGCGCCTGGTGGCCGGTGATGGCGAATCGGAGACCGGGCTGGCCCAGTTGTTCTATGCCAAAAAGTTCAACGAGGGGGTCATGAGTGGCGTCACGGTGCTCGATTTCTCCCGCCTCGGCTTCACCCAGATGTTGGTGGCCGATGAGGCGCGCTGGAACGAGCGTGAGAGCAAATGGGAGTTTCTCGATGGCCAGATCCTCACCCTGTCTCCCTCCGGCAGCGTGACGTCGGCCGATTTTGATCGCTATCTCTATCCGCTCAGTGCCGCACCGATCCGGATTGCCAAGTTGCCGAAGGATGCCAACAACATGACGGTGGCCGAGGCGATCGAAGCCGAACGCATGCTCGATGAAGCCGGCGATCGCAAGGAAGCGCGGCGGATGCGCGTGCGCATTCAGGAGAAGTTCACCCTGCCGATGGCCTGTCTGGTTTTCGGTCTGATCGGCAGCAGCCTCGGGGCGAAGCCGAATGGCCGCACCAGTCGCAGCCAGGGCTTCGGCATCAGTGTGGTGCTGATTCTGGTGTACTACGTGCTGAGCTTCAGTTTCAGTTCCCTTGGCGTCAAAGGCACCCTGCCCCCGGTGGTGGCTGCCTGGGCGCCGGTGTTGATCTCCCTCGCCGGGGGTGGCGTGCTGCTTCGGCAGGCCAGCCGTTGA
- the typA gene encoding translational GTPase TypA: MSAPNKAIRNIAIIAHVDHGKTTLVDALLNQSGIFRDNEAVPTCVMDSNDLERERGITILSKNTAVTYNETRINIVDTPGHADFGGEVERVLGMVDGCLLIVDANEGPMPQTRFVLKKALEQGLRPIVFVNKIDRARVDPETAVDKVLDLFIELGADDDQCDFPYLFGSGLGGFAKPDMKTDSDTMRPLFDAILRHVPPPVGDPEKPLQLQITTLDYSDFLGRIIIGRVHNGVIKQGQSAALIKDDGSVKKGRISKLLGFEGLQRVEIEQASAGDLVAVAGFDDVNIGETIACPDEPKALPLIKVDEPTLQMTFVVNDSPFAGKEGKFVTSRQVRDRLQRELLTNVALRVEDTDSPDRFAVSGRGELHLGILIETMRREGYEFQVSQPQVIFRTIDGTPCEPVETLVMDVPEEAVGACIEKLGTRKGEMQNMETGQDGRTQLEFIVPSRGLIGFRGEFIRATRGEGIMSHSFFEYRPMLGDFDTRRNGVLIAFEEGTATFYALKNAEDRGQFFISPGTKVYKGMIIGENNRPQDLEINICKAKQLTNMRSAGADELDTLQAPVQMTLERALEYIGPDEMLEVTPESIRLRKLPAKKMAKR, from the coding sequence ATGAGCGCCCCGAATAAGGCGATTCGCAATATCGCGATCATCGCCCACGTTGACCACGGCAAAACAACCCTGGTCGACGCCCTGCTCAATCAGTCCGGCATCTTCCGCGACAACGAAGCGGTGCCCACCTGCGTGATGGACTCCAACGATCTGGAGCGGGAGCGCGGCATCACCATTCTCTCCAAAAACACGGCGGTCACTTACAACGAAACCCGCATCAACATCGTCGATACCCCCGGTCACGCCGATTTCGGTGGCGAAGTGGAGCGGGTGCTCGGCATGGTGGATGGCTGCCTGCTGATCGTGGATGCCAATGAGGGGCCGATGCCCCAGACCCGCTTCGTGTTGAAGAAAGCGCTGGAGCAGGGGCTCCGTCCGATTGTGTTCGTGAACAAGATCGACCGGGCGCGCGTCGATCCCGAGACGGCTGTCGACAAGGTGCTGGATCTGTTCATCGAGCTGGGCGCCGATGACGATCAGTGCGATTTCCCTTACCTGTTCGGTAGTGGTCTGGGTGGGTTCGCCAAGCCCGATATGAAAACCGACAGCGACACGATGCGGCCGTTGTTCGATGCGATCCTGCGCCATGTTCCGCCGCCGGTCGGTGATCCCGAGAAGCCACTGCAGCTTCAGATCACCACCCTCGACTACTCCGATTTCCTCGGTCGGATCATCATCGGCCGCGTTCACAACGGCGTGATAAAGCAGGGGCAGAGTGCGGCCTTGATCAAGGACGACGGCAGCGTCAAGAAGGGGCGGATCAGCAAGTTGCTCGGTTTCGAAGGCCTGCAGCGTGTGGAAATCGAGCAAGCCTCTGCCGGTGATCTGGTGGCCGTGGCCGGTTTCGATGATGTGAACATCGGCGAAACGATCGCCTGCCCGGATGAGCCCAAAGCTCTGCCGCTGATCAAGGTGGACGAGCCCACCCTGCAGATGACTTTCGTGGTCAACGACTCCCCCTTCGCCGGTAAGGAGGGCAAATTCGTGACCAGTCGCCAGGTGCGCGACCGCCTGCAGCGCGAACTGCTCACCAATGTCGCTCTGCGCGTGGAAGACACCGACTCACCGGACCGCTTCGCCGTGAGCGGTCGTGGTGAACTCCACCTGGGCATCCTGATTGAAACCATGCGGCGCGAGGGCTATGAGTTCCAGGTGTCCCAGCCGCAGGTGATCTTCCGCACGATTGACGGCACCCCCTGCGAGCCGGTGGAGACTCTGGTGATGGATGTGCCTGAGGAAGCGGTTGGGGCCTGCATAGAGAAGCTCGGCACCCGCAAAGGTGAGATGCAGAACATGGAAACCGGCCAGGACGGTCGCACCCAGCTCGAATTCATCGTTCCCTCACGTGGCCTGATCGGTTTCCGTGGGGAATTCATCCGCGCCACCCGCGGTGAAGGGATCATGAGCCATTCCTTCTTTGAATACCGGCCGATGCTGGGTGATTTCGACACTCGCCGGAATGGTGTGCTGATCGCCTTTGAGGAGGGAACCGCCACCTTCTATGCCCTCAAGAATGCCGAAGATCGGGGCCAGTTCTTCATCTCTCCCGGCACCAAGGTGTACAAGGGCATGATCATCGGTGAGAACAATCGTCCTCAGGATCTTGAGATCAACATCTGTAAGGCGAAGCAGCTCACCAACATGCGTTCGGCTGGTGCTGATGAACTCGACACCCTGCAGGCCCCCGTCCAGATGACCCTGGAGCGGGCGCTGGAGTACATCGGTCCCGATGAGATGCTCGAAGTCACCCCGGAGTCGATCCGTCTGCGCAAGCTGCCAGCCAAGAAGATGGCCAAGCGTTGA